The Paracoccus sp. MC1862 genome includes a window with the following:
- a CDS encoding Hint domain-containing protein — protein sequence MATVNLLWFGNKPQFNTTPNSTATQKEADKLVGHEAFGPSEIKAVAVSGKEYNVGTWWKPDWGFATTYGSQAASAMTYASPEDGTRVSSRITGFFEVDYELTLPDETTVRQSGVLIQMANGDMFFRPSVNTLKDWDGIDGLRGVTILKAKPLPASTYPSSRTSFTAEIFDLPIVPCFTVGTMIRTGDTERPVESIAVGDLVSTRDNGLQPVRWAGRRMLSEAELAARPQLRPIRIGAGALGGGLPLQDLVVSPQHRVLVRSSIAMRMFGAPEVLVAAKQLLSLPGIEAEAGAGGVTYLHLMFDRHEVLVSNGAETESLYPGPMAIAALGAEAAAEIHAIFPGLREDEGSFPPARQLVPGRLARKLAERHGKNRVALAG from the coding sequence ATGGCGACGGTCAATTTGCTCTGGTTCGGCAACAAGCCGCAATTCAACACCACCCCCAATTCGACGGCGACGCAGAAGGAAGCCGACAAGCTGGTCGGCCACGAGGCTTTCGGCCCTTCCGAGATCAAGGCGGTCGCGGTCAGCGGCAAGGAATACAACGTCGGCACCTGGTGGAAGCCGGACTGGGGCTTTGCGACCACCTACGGCAGCCAGGCGGCCTCGGCGATGACCTATGCCTCGCCCGAGGACGGAACCAGGGTCTCAAGCCGGATCACGGGCTTCTTCGAGGTCGACTATGAACTGACCCTGCCCGATGAGACCACGGTCCGGCAGTCCGGCGTGCTGATCCAGATGGCCAATGGCGACATGTTCTTCCGCCCTTCGGTCAACACGCTGAAGGACTGGGACGGAATCGACGGGCTGCGCGGGGTCACGATCCTCAAGGCAAAGCCGCTTCCGGCCAGCACCTATCCCTCGTCGCGGACCTCCTTCACCGCCGAGATCTTCGATCTTCCCATCGTTCCCTGCTTCACCGTGGGCACCATGATCCGCACCGGCGACACCGAACGTCCCGTCGAAAGCATCGCCGTCGGCGATCTTGTCAGCACCCGCGACAACGGCCTGCAGCCCGTCCGCTGGGCCGGGCGGCGGATGCTGTCCGAAGCCGAGCTTGCCGCCCGGCCGCAGCTGCGCCCCATCCGCATCGGGGCGGGGGCGCTGGGCGGGGGCCTGCCCCTGCAGGATCTTGTCGTCTCGCCGCAGCACCGGGTCCTGGTGCGCTCGTCCATCGCGATGCGGATGTTCGGCGCGCCCGAGGTGCTGGTCGCGGCCAAGCAGCTTCTGTCGCTGCCGGGCATCGAGGCGGAGGCCGGCGCGGGCGGCGTCACCTACCTGCACCTGATGTTCGACCGTCACGAGGTGCTGGTCTCGAACGGTGCCGAGACGGAATCGCTTTACCCCGGCCCGATGGCGATCGCCGCGCTGGGCGCGGAGGCGGCCGCGGAAATCCACGCGATCTTCCCCGGACTGCGCGAGGATGAGGGCAGCTTTCCTCCCGCCCGCCAACTGGTGCCCGGCCGGCTGGCCCGCAAGCTGGCCGAGCGCCACGGCAAGAACCGCGTCGCGCTGGCCGGCTGA
- a CDS encoding alpha/beta hydrolase: MPELIFPGPEGRLEGRYHPQPKPDAPLAIVLHPHPQYGGTMNNRVVYNLHYAFHRMGFTVLRFNFRGVGRSQGEFDQGIGELSDAASALDHLQAMNPNSKHCWVAGFSFGAWIGMQLLMRRPEITGFVSVSPPANMYDFSFLAPCPSSGLIINGTADRVAPPKDTNALVGKLREQKGITVTHEEIEGADHFFRDDEAHMKPMIDTVQAYVRRRLTETTR, encoded by the coding sequence ATGCCCGAGCTTATCTTCCCCGGACCCGAAGGCCGCCTGGAAGGCCGCTACCACCCGCAGCCCAAGCCCGACGCGCCGCTGGCGATCGTGCTGCACCCGCATCCGCAATACGGGGGCACGATGAACAACCGGGTGGTCTACAACCTGCATTACGCCTTTCACCGGATGGGCTTCACCGTGCTGCGCTTCAATTTCCGGGGCGTCGGCCGCAGCCAGGGCGAGTTCGACCAGGGCATCGGAGAGTTGTCGGACGCGGCATCCGCGCTGGACCACCTGCAGGCGATGAACCCCAATTCCAAGCACTGCTGGGTCGCGGGCTTCAGCTTCGGTGCCTGGATCGGGATGCAGCTTCTGATGCGCCGCCCCGAGATCACGGGCTTCGTCAGCGTCTCGCCGCCCGCGAACATGTATGACTTCAGCTTCCTCGCGCCCTGCCCGTCCTCGGGCCTCATCATCAACGGCACCGCCGACCGGGTGGCGCCCCCCAAGGACACCAACGCCCTTGTGGGCAAGCTGCGCGAGCAGAAGGGCATCACCGTCACCCACGAGGAAATCGAGGGCGCCGACCACTTCTTCCGCGACGACGAGGCCCACATGAAGCCGATGATCGACACCGTGCAGGCCTATGTCCGCCGCAGGCTGACGGAAACCACCCGCTGA
- a CDS encoding Rrf2 family transcriptional regulator: MKLSTKGRYAMVALVDLATSPGRLTTLAAISKRQNISLPYLEQLFVRLRRAGLVESVRGPGGGYRLARTPETIRVADILGAVDETVSALHVGAGASGGQSGTRAQSLTNRLWEGLSAHVYVFLHNTTLGDVAMNGLLPCPAVPAILSVEDEGAPA, encoded by the coding sequence ATGAAGCTTTCCACAAAGGGCCGCTATGCGATGGTCGCGCTGGTCGACCTGGCGACCAGTCCGGGGCGGCTGACGACGCTGGCGGCGATCTCGAAGCGGCAGAACATCTCGCTGCCCTACCTGGAACAGCTTTTCGTGCGCCTGCGCCGGGCCGGGCTGGTCGAAAGCGTGCGCGGCCCGGGGGGCGGCTACCGGCTGGCCCGCACGCCCGAAACGATTCGGGTGGCGGACATCCTGGGCGCGGTGGACGAGACGGTCAGCGCGCTGCATGTCGGCGCCGGCGCCTCGGGGGGGCAAAGCGGGACGCGGGCGCAGTCGCTGACCAACCGGCTGTGGGAAGGGCTGTCGGCCCATGTCTATGTCTTCCTGCACAACACGACGCTGGGCGACGTGGCGATGAACGGGCTGCTGCCCTGCCCCGCCGTCCCCGCGATCCTGTCGGTCGAGGACGAAGGCGCGCCCGCCTGA
- a CDS encoding CAP domain-containing protein, with protein sequence MTKLTLAAALAVMTLSACAIQPQATVGPDGQPIPVAYRISARDAAEIPTRALTQINMLRTQQGLQALVLSPQLGAAAMAHSRDMSAQNRAWHFGSDGSSPLDRARRQGYAGRLLGEDISETYENEIGTLNAWMQSRDTRDILMDPAARELGMGWFQEPTNKIWWTVLVGA encoded by the coding sequence ATGACCAAGCTGACCCTTGCCGCCGCCCTTGCCGTGATGACGCTGTCGGCCTGCGCCATCCAACCGCAGGCCACCGTTGGCCCGGACGGGCAGCCGATCCCGGTGGCCTACCGGATCTCGGCCCGCGACGCCGCCGAGATCCCGACGCGGGCGCTGACCCAGATCAACATGCTGCGGACCCAGCAGGGGTTGCAGGCGCTGGTGCTGAGCCCGCAACTGGGCGCGGCGGCGATGGCGCATTCGCGCGACATGTCGGCGCAGAACCGGGCCTGGCACTTCGGCTCGGACGGGTCGTCACCCCTGGACCGGGCGCGGCGGCAAGGGTATGCCGGGCGGCTGCTGGGCGAGGACATCTCGGAAACCTACGAGAACGAGATCGGCACCCTGAACGCCTGGATGCAGTCCCGCGACACCCGCGACATCCTGATGGACCCGGCGGCGCGCGAACTGGGCATGGGCTGGTTCCAGGAACCGACCAACAAGATCTGGTGGACGGTGCTGGTCGGCGCCTGA
- a CDS encoding SDR family oxidoreductase codes for MDLGIRGKKGLVCAASKGLGRGCAEALAAEGVDLVINARGAEALEQAAREIAEAHGVTVIPVAADITTAEGRAQVLEALGGQADILVTNAGGPPPGIWTDWSREDFIRAIDGNMLSAIALMQALVPGMMDRNWGRVVNITSAAVRAPIPQLGLSNTARNGLTGFVAGMSRQVAEKGVCVNNLLPGIHDTDRATSLDQGVSNAQGITPDEARRQREATIPTRTYGRAEDFGAACAFLCAQQARFIVGQNLVLDGGALNVTV; via the coding sequence ATGGATCTGGGCATCAGGGGCAAGAAGGGGCTGGTCTGCGCGGCTTCGAAGGGCCTGGGGCGCGGCTGCGCCGAGGCGCTGGCGGCCGAGGGCGTGGACCTCGTGATCAACGCGCGCGGGGCCGAGGCGCTGGAACAGGCCGCCCGCGAGATCGCGGAAGCTCACGGCGTCACCGTCATTCCCGTCGCCGCCGACATCACCACCGCCGAAGGCCGCGCACAGGTGCTGGAGGCGCTGGGCGGGCAGGCCGACATTCTCGTGACCAACGCCGGCGGCCCACCCCCCGGCATCTGGACGGACTGGAGCCGCGAGGACTTCATCCGCGCCATCGACGGCAACATGCTGTCGGCCATCGCGCTGATGCAGGCACTAGTGCCCGGCATGATGGACCGCAACTGGGGCCGGGTCGTCAACATCACCTCGGCCGCTGTCCGCGCGCCCATCCCGCAGCTTGGCCTGTCGAACACGGCCCGGAACGGCCTGACCGGCTTCGTTGCCGGCATGTCGCGGCAAGTCGCCGAAAAGGGCGTCTGCGTGAACAACCTGCTGCCCGGCATTCACGACACCGACCGTGCGACCTCGCTGGACCAGGGCGTGTCCAATGCCCAGGGGATCACCCCCGACGAGGCTCGCCGCCAGCGCGAAGCCACGATCCCGACCCGGACCTATGGCCGGGCCGAGGATTTCGGCGCCGCCTGCGCCTTTCTCTGCGCGCAGCAGGCGCGGTTCATCGTGGGGCAGAACCTTGTCCTCGACGGCGGCGCGCTGAACGTCACCGTCTGA
- a CDS encoding hybrid sensor histidine kinase/response regulator, producing the protein MLRNSDDPVRRAEKLERIAEVLIERVDRLEETRGSAWSMFQAAVALEREALARTRDLEQALADLSEKNRDLAVARAAAEEANRSKTRFLRAASHDLLQPLAAARLFLSALTDTNLDPLQQELAGRLAGAFESVEELMHAVLDISRLDSQRIEFHRKPVELDTLFRRLAVEYAPMAEAAGLRLSFVPTSAVVDSDPTFLRRIAQNLVSNAIKYTESGGVVVGVRRRAGLIWLEVHDSGTGISESDRARIFDEFQRAVRDGGPQGMGLGLSIVRRACVKLGHPLEVESQPGRGTVFRVGLPPVQPKGECQGCPDAAPHALRARVALIVENDAAMRRGYELMLAGRFGMVVRATGGTAEALAAMGQDDPPDVILADYNLDNGDTGMAAIRALRAAAGQRVPAVMVTAQRDPQIARDCAALDVPLVEKPVRPEELGAILLRVLSR; encoded by the coding sequence ATGCTGAGAAACAGTGACGATCCCGTCCGGCGCGCCGAAAAGCTGGAACGCATCGCCGAGGTGCTGATCGAGCGCGTGGACCGGCTTGAGGAAACGCGCGGTTCCGCCTGGTCGATGTTCCAGGCCGCCGTGGCCCTGGAACGCGAGGCGCTGGCCCGCACCCGCGATCTTGAACAGGCGCTTGCGGACCTGTCGGAAAAGAACCGCGACCTCGCCGTGGCCCGCGCGGCGGCCGAGGAGGCCAACCGGTCCAAGACCCGCTTCCTGCGCGCGGCCAGCCACGACCTGCTGCAGCCACTGGCTGCCGCCCGGCTGTTCCTGTCGGCGCTGACCGACACGAACCTCGACCCTCTGCAGCAGGAGCTTGCGGGCCGCCTTGCCGGGGCCTTCGAGTCGGTCGAGGAACTGATGCACGCCGTTCTCGACATCAGCCGGCTGGACAGCCAGCGGATCGAGTTCCACCGCAAGCCCGTCGAACTCGACACCCTGTTCCGCCGCCTCGCCGTCGAATACGCGCCGATGGCCGAGGCCGCGGGGCTGCGGCTCAGCTTCGTGCCGACCTCGGCGGTGGTGGACAGCGACCCGACATTCCTGCGCCGCATCGCCCAGAACCTTGTGTCGAACGCGATCAAGTATACCGAAAGCGGTGGCGTGGTCGTGGGCGTCCGCCGCCGCGCCGGGCTGATCTGGCTTGAGGTGCACGACAGCGGCACCGGCATCAGCGAATCCGACCGCGCCCGCATCTTCGACGAGTTCCAGCGCGCCGTGCGCGACGGCGGGCCGCAGGGCATGGGCCTGGGCCTGTCGATCGTGCGCCGGGCCTGCGTCAAGCTGGGCCACCCGCTGGAGGTGGAGAGCCAGCCCGGCCGCGGCACCGTCTTCCGCGTCGGCCTGCCGCCGGTCCAGCCCAAGGGCGAGTGTCAGGGATGCCCGGATGCCGCCCCCCACGCCCTGCGCGCCCGCGTGGCGCTGATCGTGGAAAACGACGCGGCCATGCGGCGGGGGTATGAGCTGATGCTGGCCGGACGCTTCGGCATGGTCGTGCGCGCGACCGGCGGCACCGCCGAGGCGCTGGCGGCGATGGGGCAGGACGATCCGCCCGACGTGATCCTGGCCGACTACAACCTCGACAACGGCGATACCGGCATGGCCGCGATCCGGGCGCTGCGCGCCGCCGCCGGCCAGCGGGTGCCCGCGGTGATGGTGACGGCCCAGCGCGACCCGCAGATCGCCCGCGACTGCGCCGCGCTGGACGTGCCGCTGGTCGAAAAGCCGGTCCGCCCCGAGGAACTGGGCGCGATCCTGCTGCGGGTGCTCTCACGCTGA
- a CDS encoding FIST N-terminal domain-containing protein gives MTVAGLAPVTVSVQADDPGGAAALARGLSGCDPALVLMFGSPKAALGGIAGELTGMLPGTRIAGCSSAGEIGAQGYQRGTVVAIGFPRPAFRVGALALADQSSIPVSAWLSQLRQLRDGFAPDPARAQFGILLADGTACNEDVLVSTLDAAFPGLPVVGGSAGDGPDFQDSCQILDGEVVPGAAVFVLVETVLSVSEVSFAHFAPTPRRAVVTHADPCKREILELNAEPAAQEYARLAGLDPDHLKRADFARHPLLLKTGRRYHVRAISEVGETGSLRLMSAVEPGTVLTLGQAGDVTAGFADALDALPRPPLIVLGFDCILRRLAVEQAGMTEAMADLFHRYRVCGFNTYGEQMSGMHVNQTFVGLALMEPDPPQC, from the coding sequence ATGACAGTCGCCGGCCTTGCGCCCGTCACGGTCAGCGTCCAGGCCGACGATCCGGGCGGCGCCGCAGCCTTGGCGCGCGGGCTCTCCGGCTGCGACCCGGCACTGGTGCTGATGTTCGGCTCGCCCAAGGCGGCGCTGGGCGGGATCGCGGGCGAACTGACCGGGATGCTGCCGGGCACCCGCATCGCCGGCTGTTCCTCGGCGGGCGAGATCGGCGCGCAGGGCTACCAGCGTGGCACCGTGGTCGCCATCGGCTTTCCCCGCCCCGCCTTCCGGGTGGGCGCGCTGGCGCTGGCCGACCAGTCGTCGATCCCGGTCTCGGCCTGGCTGTCGCAACTGCGCCAGTTGCGCGACGGCTTCGCGCCCGACCCTGCCCGCGCGCAGTTCGGCATCCTTCTGGCCGACGGCACCGCCTGCAACGAGGACGTGCTGGTCTCGACCCTCGACGCTGCCTTCCCCGGCCTGCCGGTGGTGGGCGGCTCGGCCGGCGATGGGCCGGATTTCCAGGATAGCTGCCAGATCCTCGACGGCGAGGTGGTCCCCGGCGCCGCCGTCTTCGTGCTGGTCGAAACGGTGCTGTCGGTGTCCGAGGTCAGCTTTGCCCATTTCGCCCCGACCCCCCGGCGCGCTGTCGTCACCCATGCCGATCCCTGCAAGCGCGAGATCCTCGAACTGAACGCCGAACCCGCCGCCCAGGAATACGCCCGCCTTGCGGGCCTCGACCCCGACCACCTGAAACGCGCCGATTTCGCCCGCCACCCGCTGCTGCTGAAGACGGGCCGCCGTTATCACGTCCGCGCCATCAGCGAGGTCGGCGAGACGGGCAGTCTGCGCCTGATGTCGGCGGTGGAACCGGGAACCGTTCTGACGCTGGGGCAGGCGGGCGACGTGACCGCGGGCTTTGCCGACGCGCTGGACGCCCTGCCGCGCCCGCCGCTGATCGTGCTGGGCTTTGACTGCATCCTGCGAAGGCTGGCGGTGGAACAGGCCGGCATGACCGAGGCGATGGCCGACCTGTTTCACCGCTACCGCGTCTGCGGCTTCAACACCTATGGCGAGCAGATGAGCGGGATGCATGTCAACCAGACCTTTGTCGGCCTGGCGCTGATGGAGCCTGACCCGCCGCAATGCTGA
- a CDS encoding response regulator transcription factor: protein MTTASQNAEPDRGTGTAPAPARPRLSADRVKDILIVDDHPLMCDALALTLKISFGRKTVRTARSLAAAVEQIRTHGAPDAVILDLNLPDARGAEGIVTLRRQLPDVPITMISADLENAMISAAIAAGAQGYISKSLGREALVDSLRRMWEGERVTPEGYEPEDGGTEEDARAELARRFATLTPQQMKILRLICQGKANKEISYELSIAEATVKTHITAIMSKINARRRTQAVLLANSARLFEPG, encoded by the coding sequence ATGACAACAGCCAGCCAGAACGCCGAGCCCGACCGCGGGACCGGCACCGCACCCGCCCCCGCGCGGCCCCGCCTGTCCGCCGACCGCGTCAAGGACATCCTGATCGTCGATGACCACCCGCTGATGTGCGACGCGCTGGCCCTGACGCTGAAGATCAGCTTCGGCCGCAAGACCGTGCGGACGGCGCGCAGCCTTGCCGCCGCCGTGGAACAAATCCGCACCCACGGGGCGCCCGACGCGGTGATCCTGGACCTCAACCTGCCCGATGCGCGGGGAGCGGAAGGCATCGTCACCCTGCGCCGGCAGTTGCCGGACGTGCCGATCACCATGATCTCGGCCGATCTGGAAAACGCCATGATCTCGGCCGCCATCGCCGCGGGGGCGCAGGGCTATATTTCCAAGTCGCTGGGCCGCGAGGCGCTGGTGGACAGCCTGCGCCGCATGTGGGAGGGCGAGCGCGTCACGCCCGAGGGCTACGAGCCCGAGGATGGCGGGACCGAGGAGGACGCGCGGGCCGAGCTTGCCCGCCGCTTCGCCACGCTGACGCCGCAGCAGATGAAGATCCTGCGGCTGATCTGCCAAGGCAAGGCCAACAAGGAAATCAGCTACGAGCTGTCGATCGCCGAGGCGACGGTCAAGACCCACATCACCGCGATCATGTCCAAGATCAACGCCCGCCGCCGCACACAGGCCGTGCTGCTGGCCAACAGCGCCCGCCTGTTCGAGCCGGGCTGA
- a CDS encoding LysR substrate-binding domain-containing protein, translating into MENLPPLAALRVFESVARHLSFTAAARDLGMTQAGVSYQVRLLEERLGGPLFLRKPKGIELTALGARLAGPTREAFDLLRAAYAPQAEADSLSISTLQTLAGNWLSQRLGHFQSENPHLSVRMEASDHLVDFAREDIDVAIRFGDGNWPGLAAQRLFTVDFTPMLSPALIARHGPLTGPEQIVPLPWIARDDPSWGIWLAAAGVRLSCDDPPRPSLTLGTQIHEARLAMAGNGVAMLTPRFFRFELAAGALVQPFALTATDGKAYWLVHPPARRNRPAIRAFRRFLLAEVAGDGA; encoded by the coding sequence ATGGAAAACCTGCCTCCGCTGGCGGCGCTGCGCGTTTTCGAATCGGTCGCGCGGCACCTGTCCTTCACCGCCGCCGCCCGCGACCTGGGGATGACGCAGGCGGGAGTCAGCTACCAGGTCCGGCTGCTGGAAGAGCGGCTGGGCGGGCCGCTGTTCCTGCGCAAGCCGAAGGGGATCGAGCTGACCGCGCTGGGCGCGCGCCTTGCGGGACCGACGCGCGAAGCCTTCGACCTGCTGCGCGCGGCCTATGCGCCGCAGGCCGAGGCGGATTCGCTGTCGATTTCCACCCTGCAGACTCTGGCCGGGAACTGGCTTTCGCAGCGGCTGGGGCACTTCCAGTCCGAGAACCCGCATCTGTCCGTGCGGATGGAAGCCTCGGACCACCTTGTCGATTTCGCCCGCGAGGATATCGACGTGGCGATCCGCTTCGGCGACGGGAACTGGCCGGGGCTGGCGGCGCAGAGGCTGTTCACCGTCGATTTCACGCCGATGCTGTCGCCCGCCCTGATCGCGCGGCACGGGCCGCTGACTGGCCCCGAGCAGATCGTGCCCCTGCCCTGGATCGCCCGCGACGATCCCTCATGGGGCATCTGGCTGGCGGCGGCCGGGGTGCGGCTGTCCTGCGACGACCCGCCCCGCCCCTCGCTGACGCTGGGCACCCAGATCCACGAGGCGCGGCTGGCGATGGCGGGCAATGGCGTGGCGATGCTGACGCCGCGCTTCTTCCGCTTTGAACTTGCCGCCGGGGCGCTGGTGCAGCCCTTTGCGCTGACCGCGACGGACGGCAAGGCCTATTGGCTGGTCCACCCGCCCGCGCGGCGCAACCGCCCCGCGATCCGCGCCTTCCGCCGCTTCCTGCTGGCCGAGGTGGCAGGGGACGGCGCCTAG
- a CDS encoding 3-hydroxybutyrate dehydrogenase has protein sequence MADRILAGKAAVVTGSNSGIGLGVAEALAAAGADVVINSFTDTPEDHALAKRLSAEHGVTVRYIQADMSKAEDCRRLVESAGRCDILVNNAGIQHVAPIPEFPAEKWDAIIAINLSSAFHTTAAALPMMRAAGWGRVVNIASAHGLTASPFKSAYVAAKHGVVGLTKVTALETATDPITCNAICPGYVLTPIIEAQIPDQMKTHNMGREEVIAKVMLARQPSGEFATVEQIGGTTVFLCSETATQVTGTTISVDGGWTAL, from the coding sequence ATGGCGGACAGGATTCTGGCGGGCAAGGCGGCGGTCGTCACCGGATCGAACAGCGGCATCGGGCTGGGCGTGGCCGAGGCGCTGGCGGCGGCGGGCGCCGACGTGGTCATCAACAGCTTCACCGACACCCCCGAGGATCACGCGCTGGCAAAGCGGCTTTCGGCCGAGCATGGCGTGACCGTCCGCTACATCCAGGCCGACATGAGCAAGGCCGAGGACTGCCGCCGGCTGGTGGAAAGCGCGGGCCGCTGCGACATCCTGGTGAACAACGCGGGCATCCAGCACGTCGCCCCGATCCCCGAGTTCCCGGCGGAAAAATGGGACGCGATCATCGCCATCAACCTGTCCAGCGCCTTCCACACCACCGCCGCGGCGCTGCCGATGATGCGGGCTGCGGGCTGGGGGCGGGTGGTCAACATCGCCTCGGCCCATGGCCTGACAGCCTCGCCCTTCAAGTCGGCCTATGTGGCGGCCAAGCACGGGGTCGTCGGGCTGACCAAGGTGACGGCGCTGGAAACCGCGACCGATCCGATCACCTGCAACGCCATCTGCCCCGGCTACGTGCTGACGCCCATCATCGAGGCGCAGATCCCCGACCAGATGAAGACCCACAACATGGGCCGCGAGGAGGTCATCGCCAAGGTGATGCTCGCCCGCCAGCCCTCGGGCGAGTTCGCCACGGTCGAGCAGATCGGCGGCACCACGGTGTTCCTGTGTTCCGAGACGGCGACGCAGGTCACCGGCACGACGATCTCCGTGGACGGGGGCTGGACGGCGCTCTAG
- a CDS encoding DUF1440 domain-containing protein has translation MAHHGNRNDDDLGRALLKGTVAAVAATVALDRLDWFMWNNLSPETRQRTRSVRPEGLDPGHLIARKAARALGTDIKPQGRDNQHPAGVAVHLAIGMVPALAYAALRNRAPSLTAGGGTLFGLGMFALHDEGMNTASGLGARPAEYP, from the coding sequence ATGGCGCATCACGGCAACAGGAACGACGACGACCTCGGCCGCGCGCTGCTGAAGGGGACGGTGGCGGCGGTCGCGGCCACGGTGGCGCTGGACCGGCTGGACTGGTTCATGTGGAACAACCTCAGCCCCGAGACCCGCCAGCGGACCCGCAGCGTCCGCCCCGAGGGGCTGGACCCCGGCCACCTGATCGCCCGCAAGGCGGCCCGCGCGCTGGGCACCGACATCAAGCCGCAGGGCCGGGACAACCAGCATCCCGCCGGGGTCGCCGTTCATCTTGCCATCGGCATGGTGCCAGCGCTGGCCTATGCGGCCCTGCGGAACCGCGCCCCTTCGCTGACCGCGGGGGGCGGGACGCTGTTCGGGCTGGGGATGTTCGCCCTCCATGACGAGGGGATGAACACTGCCAGCGGCCTTGGCGCGCGGCCCGCGGAATATCCATGA